A genomic stretch from Primulina huaijiensis isolate GDHJ02 chromosome 14, ASM1229523v2, whole genome shotgun sequence includes:
- the LOC140957418 gene encoding uncharacterized protein, translating into MATATASSVTRLPSAAASHHWHPCLITKLPFPSHITISPRPTSRLHVSSKPITTSASATSKKDEETIFFDGGAHYGDLLANILLGFTLLWLPLSLAAVFRAFFLRYRFTNLRVTVISGLTGQDRSDFSYDVIEDVQVVPRFIGEWGDVIITLRDGTKVDLRSVPKFREIAKYCLSMADKPVVLKDSASKGF; encoded by the coding sequence ATGGCCACCGCCACTGCCTCCTCAGTCACTCGTTTACCCTCCGCTGCCGCTTCCCACCACTGGCACCCATGCTTAATAACCAAACTGCCTTTCCCCAGCCACATTACCATATCCCCCCGCCCAACCAGCAGGCTCCACGTGTCCTCCAAGCCTATTACTACCTCCGCCTCCGCCACCTCCAAGAAAGACGAAGAAACCATCTTTTTCGACGGCGGAGCTCACTATGGAGACCTCTTAGCAAATATTCTTCTGGGCTTCACTCTTCTTTGGCTACCGTTATCGTTGGCCGCTGTATTTAGGGCATTTTTTCTGAGATACAGGTTTACTAACTTGAGGGTTACTGTCATATCTGGGCTGACAGGGCAGGACAGAAGTGACTTCTCCTACGATGTAATCGAAGATGTTCAGGTTGTACCAAGATTTATTGGTGAGTGGGGTGACGTTATCATCACCTTGAGAGATGGAACCAAGGTGGATTTGAGGAGTGTTCCTAAATTTAGGGAAATTGCAAAATATTGTCTGTCTATGGCTGATAAGCCTGTGGTTTTGAAGGATAGTGCATCTAAAGGATTTTGA